Proteins from one Oryza sativa Japonica Group chromosome 12, ASM3414082v1 genomic window:
- the LOC107279684 gene encoding patatin-like protein 1, giving the protein MLATPKEDGDGPRRPMFAAGEICPFYQEHGPRIFPQRWGKLASTVAAVWGPKYDGRYLRDMVREVLGETTVDGTLTNVVIPTFDVRLLQPVIFSTYDAKNSTLKNARLSDVCIGTSAAPTYLPAHYFQTHDDASGETREYNLIDGGVAANNPTMVAMTMITEEMIAEEKAPLLLTKPPEKECGRFLVLSIGTGLTSDEGLYTAEKCSRWGALGWLRHRGMAPIIDIFMAGSSDMVDIHVGVNFQLFHSEGNYLRIQEDQDDSLRSTAAALDEATPENMRKLVGVGERMLGQQVTRVNVETGRYEKVPDEGSNADALVRMARTLSEEKTARLQRRMDEVTAAASATGF; this is encoded by the exons ATGCTCGCCACCCCCAAAGAGGACGGAGACGGGCCGCGGCGGCCGATGTTCGCCGCCGGTGAGATTTGCCCGTTCTACCAGGAGCACGGCCCGCGCATCTTCCCCCAGAGGTGGGGCAAGCtcgcctccaccgtcgccgcggtGTGGGGGCCCAAGTACGACGGCAGGTACCTCCGCGACATGGTCCGGGAGGTGCTCGGCGAAACGACGGTGGACGGCACGCTCACCAATGTGGTCATCCCCACCTTCGACGTCCGGCTGCTCCAGCCCGTCATCTTCTCCACATACGAC GCGAAGAACTCGACTCTGAAGAACGCGCGGCTCTCCGACGTCTGCATCGGCacgtcggcggcgccgacgtACCTCCCCGCGCACTACTTCCAGACACACGACGACGCCAGCGGCGAAACGCGCGAGTACAACctcatcgacggcggcgtcgccgccaaCAATCCT ACGATGGTAGCCATGACGATGATCACGGAGGAGATGATAGCGGAGGAGAAGGCGCCGCTGCTCCTGACGAAGCCGCCGGAGAAGGAGTGCGGCCGGTTCCTCGTCCTGTCCATCGGCACCGGACTGACCTCCGACGAGGGGCTGTACACGGCGGAGAAATGCTCCCGGTGGGGGGCGCTCGGGTGGCTGCGGCACAGGGGGATGGCGCCCATCATCGACATCTTCATGGCGGGGAGCTCCGACATGGTCGACATCCACGTCGGCGTCAATTTCCAGCTGTTCCACAGCGAGGGGAACTACCTCCGCATCCAGGAGGACCAGGATGACTCGCTCAGGAgcaccgcggcggcgctggacgagGCGACGCCGGAGAACATGAGgaagctcgtcggcgtcggcgagcgcATGCTGGGGCAGCAGGTGACGAGGGTCAACGTGGAGACCGGGAGGTACGAGAAGGTGCCCGACGAGGGGAGCAACGCCGACGCGCTCGTCAGGATGGCCAGGACGCTCTCCGAGGAGAAGACGGCGAGGCTGCAGCGGCGGATGGACGaagtgacggcggcggccagtGCCACTGGGTTTTAG
- the LOC4352468 gene encoding uncharacterized protein — protein sequence MAYGLDHSEWLEVKYINNHALFVGYLSMAVKGVGFLVGLWTTVVLLGGFVSMLEKKDFWSLTIITLVQTAGVFDVLLNEKLRHAVNSVDGFLVTMDMVFRCEDEEFDSGIQLWRSRAGRLVTFIQAVVFAIILCPLAVLYLSGLVISTSLSLWRLIQHDYGDGDGSANLTPALNVLYSLALFQGVLFFYQWVSYFAGKRLIEKVASKYWQNSKEAGGAGARAGAWRKLVKVYMKKTKIRCEKDPSFLEEWNLVTFAVELMKPESKSSDYVSGAMILDTILGQKDLTAQHALIRKLVGSASSRKVMKKLLRSLRSASQYNRNIRVHAARIVSRLAGEISLASFPEALSCISSLLDTTTTEQQEQQQQDGDSAPSAHYRDLMVLGRVILQKLAAADEHNLFLIGKKQSTISKAMLPVRKDLLHIHNNGHVDAWKDIVTESLQLMSQLVSAPGKTGDDLRSHILTIHKDDIRVNNIIICKQCQSNKKLHMQAINIFTQQQHPMEALSTTSSNIDTTYSETNIRLLVDIFLTNKDASTRKMAVGILAILLSDQNKSNANANATIIFKASDTVVRDLKTVLLDDEETEYRICAAEILEHLHRTKEASYLKKLMEAMQNVLPKILNEIFISLSPPKQGEKQAEKAEKGTDGTKTDPDIEEGAGAVASKDNVDVNDQKEDIGKKKKDRTRKLHAALLSLSVAIFEKRIRDGKDLDTLAGEIARGDSASSFVGKLRTMVDQNSEQTVNCLRILKIATRMIISLLKLEGCYPKQELENLMVSLSKASEQMFELEALMMLSSSDHTGKKTESFGSLVKEAEGLMKNKKEKNVATTPASTMNGNQ from the exons ATGGCTTATGGGCTTGATCACTCTGAGTGGCTGGAAGTTAAATATATCAACAACCATGCTCTGTTTGTAGGGTACCTGTCGATGGCCGTCAAAGGGGTGGGCTTCTTGGTGGGTTTATGGACCACCGTTGTTCTTCTTGGTGGCTTCGTCTCTATGCTTGAGAAGAAGGATTTCTGGAGTCTCACCATCATCACACTCGTCCAAACAGCAGG GGTGTTCGATGTTCTCCTGAACGAAAAGCTGCGCCATGCTGTGAATTCAGTCGATGGCTTCTTGGTTACTATGGACATGGTGTTCAGGTGCGAAGACGAGGAGTTCGACTCGGGCATCCAGTTGTGGCGTTCACGAGCAGGACGTCTTGTGACGTTCATCCAGGCGGTGGTGTTCGCCATCATACTGTGCCCTCTGGCTGTGCTCTACCTGTCTGGGCTGGTCATCAGCACTAGTCTATCGCTGTGGCGCCTCATACAGCACgactacggcgacggcgacggcagcgccaACCTGACTCCGGCGCTCAATGTGCTCTACTCACTGGCACTCTTCCAGGGCGTCCTCTTCTTCTACCAGTGGGTGTCCTACTTCGCCGGGAAAAGGTTGATCGAAAAGGTGGCCAGTAAATATTGGCAAAACAGTAAGGAGGCTGGCGGGGCGGGGGCGCGGGCGGGGGCGTGGCGCAAATTGGTGAAGGTGTACATGAAGAAGACCAAGATCCGGTGCGAGAAGGATCCATCCTTCCTAGAAGAGTGGAACCTGGTGACGTTTGCCGTGGAGCTGATGAAGCCGGAGTCCAAGTCCAGCGACTACGTGTCCGGGGCGATGATCCTGGACACGATCCTCGGGCAGAAGGACCTGACGGCGCAGCACGCGCTGATCAGGAAGCTGGTCGGCTCGGCGTCCTCCaggaaggtgatgaagaagCTGCTGCGGTCGCTTCGGTCCGCGAGCCAGTACAACCGGAACATCCGGGTGCACGCCGCCCGGATCGTGTCGCGTCTCGCCGGCGAGATCAGCCTCGCCAGCTTCCCGGAGGCGCTCTCGTGCATATCGTCGCTGCTCGACACCACCACCACGGAGCAGcaggaacagcagcagcaagacgGAGACAGTGCGCCGTCCGCTCACTACAGGGATCTCATGGTGCTGGGCCGCGTCATCCTTCagaagctcgccgccgccgacgagcacaACCTTTTTCTCATCGGCAAAAAGCAGAGCACTATCTCCAAGGCCATGCTGCCCGTCAGAAAAGACCTGCTCCACATCCACAACAACGGCCATGTCGACGCATGGAAGGACATCGTGACCGAGTCACTGCAGCTCATGTCCCAGCTTGTCAGCGCCCCTGGGAAGACCGGCGACGATCTGCGCTCCCACATCTTGACGATTCACAAAGACGACATCAGAGTGAATAACATTATCATCTGTAAGCAATGCCAAAGCAACAAGAAGCTCCACATGCAGGCCATTAACATCTTCACACAGCAACAGCATCCTATGGAAGCACTTTCGACGACGTCTTCGAATATAGACACAACATATAGCGAAACGAACATCAGGCTGCTCGTAGACATCTTCTTGACTAACAAGGACGCCTCCACAAGAAAAATGGCAGTTGGCATACTGGCAATACTGCTGTCCGACCAAAATAAAAGCAATGCCAATGCCAATGCCACCATTATCTTCAAGGCAAGTGACACCGTTGTCCGTGATCTCAAGACAGTGCTTTTAGATGATGAGGAAACAGAATACAGAATATGCGCAGCAGAAATACTCGAGCATCTACACAGGACAAAGGAAGCCTCCTATCTCAAGAAACTGATGGAAGCCATGCAAAATGTGCTACCGAAG ATTCTCAACGAAAtatttatctctctctctccacctaaGCAAGGAGAAAAGCAAGCAGAAAAGGCAGAAAAAGGAACAGACGGAACCAAGACAGATCCTGACATTGAAGAAGGTGCTGGTGCCGTTGCTTCGAAAGATAATGTCGACGTCAATGACCAGAAGGAGGACATtggtaagaaaaaaaaggacaggACGAGGAAACTACATGCAGCTTTACTGTCACTTAGTGTGGCAATATTTGAAAAACGGATCAGAGATGGTAAAGATTTGGATACACTTGCTGGTGAAATTGCCCGAGGAGACTCTGCATCCAGCTTTGTCGGTAAGCTGAGGACGATGGTAGATCAAAACAGTGAACAAACAGTCAATTGCCTGAGAATTCTGAAGATTGCCACTAGGATGATCATATCACTGCTAAAACTTGAAGGATGCTACCCCAAACAAGAGCTGGAGAACTTGATGGTATCTCTGTCCAAAGCTTCCGAACAAATGTTTGAACTGGAAGCGTTGATGATGTTATCTAGCAGCGACCATACCGGAAAGAAGACTGAAAGCTTCGGTTCTCTCGTGAAAGAAGCAGAAGGCCTTATGAAGaataagaaggaaaaaaatgtgGCAACTACACCAGCTAGCACTATGAATGGAAACCAGTAG
- the LOC136354602 gene encoding uncharacterized protein, with product MITDNALIAFEGIHAIQKMTSARKQFCAYKLDLSKAYDRGDWEFLEKALIKIGFCEQWVHWVMICVTTVQYSVYFNGTLLEPFSPSRGLPQGDPLSPYLFLFVAKGLSCILNHEVENNRLGELKICPGPALGYGKKCDGLGSRKSRGPNLACPEQAVIVHQALKKYQDYTGQLLSPAKCSLLSSAHCPDDTLDEIKAILQIQTSTFEAKYLGLPTPEGRMSADRFKSISERLAKRMNSWSEKFMSSGAKEVLIKSVAQAIPTYMMGVFKLPASTCDVYTKMIRDFWWGDDENKRKVHWIAWENLVLPKGLGGLGFRDLRLFNQALLGRQAWRLIQYLESLCARILKAKYYPNSELIDAVFPVDSSPSWKGIEHGLHLLKKGLVWRIGDGSKVNIWRDQWIPKESAFKPMGRSRCRLRWVSQLMVPREKCWDEELIRHVCYPHDAEDILKIKIMQFPVEDFPAWHYERTDQTRNNCRHQRKSSVPVSLQSKLKEEEAPVRVNIKWKAPPIGWAKVNVDGAYVAATGKAGAGIIIRNHMGEVLLSSWRTIKNCGSAEEADQAVSCRDGIRLLVEWVKMPMILETDCANIGRAMVNTGDDRSIPPLAGDS from the exons ATGATCACTGATAATGCTTTGATTGCTTTTGAAGGTATTCATGCGATTCAAAAAATGACAAGTGCCAGAAAACAGTTTTGTGCATATAAATTGGACCTCAGTAAAGCATATGACCGTGGTGACTGGGAATTTTTGGAAAAAGCTCTTATCAAGATAGGTTTCTGTGAGCAATGGGTGCATTGGGTGATGATCTGCGTCACTACTGTCCAGTATTCTGTCTACTTTAATGGAACGCTGCTGGAACCCTTCTCGCCTTCCCGTGGCTTGCCACAGGGAGATCCGCTTTCTCCCTACCTCTTTCTGTTTGTTGCGAAAGGTTTGTCCTGCATCCTGAACCACGAGGTTGAGAACAATCGTCTCGGGGAACTGAAGATCTGTCCAGGGCCGGCTCTGGGCTACGGCAAGAAGTGCGATGGCCTAGGGTCCAGGAAAAGTAGGGGCCCAAACCTTG CATGCCCTGAACAGGCTGTGATAGTGCATCAGGCTTTGAAGAAATACCAGGACTACACGGGACAACTATTGAGCCCAGCCAAATGCTCTCTCTTATCGAGTGCCCACTGTCCAGATGATACTCTAGACGAGATAAAGGCTATCCTGCAGATTCAAACCTCGACTTTTGAAGCCAAGTATCTGGGTTTGCCGACTCCGGAAGGAAGAATGAGTGCTGACAGATTTAAATCCATCAGTGAACGGCTGGCAAAACGGATGAATTCGTGGTCTGAAAAATTCATGTCTTCTGGGGCGAAAGAAGTGCTGATTAAATCAGTGGCGCAGGCGATTCCCACCTATATGATGGGCGTGTTTAAGTTACCGGCTTCTACCTGCGATGTCTACACCAAAATGATCAGAGATTTTTGGTGGGGGGATGACGAGAACAAAAGGAAAGTTCACTGGATTGCTTGGGAAAACTTGGTCCTTCCTAAGGGACTGGGTGGTTTGGGCTTCAGAGATCTCCGGCTGTTTAATCAAGCATTGCTGGGAAGGCAGGCCTGGAGGCTGATCCAGTATCTGGAGAGTTTGTGTGCAAGAATCCTGAAGGCTAAGTACTACCCAAACAGTGAACTAATAGATGCAGTTTTCCCTGTGGATTCTTCCCCGTCATGGAAGGGTATCGAGCACGGGTTACATCTCCTTAAGAAGGGTTTAGTCTGGCGAATTGGTGATGGCTCCAAGGTTAATATCTGGAGGGATCAGTGGATCCCAAAGGAATCAGCTTTCAAACCTATGGGAAGGAGTAGATGCCGCCTCCGGTGGGTATCTCAGCTGATGGTACCACGAGAAAAATGCTGGGATGAAGAACTGATCAGGCATGTTTGTTATCCGCATGATGCTGAAGATATTCTGAAAATAAAAATCATGCAGTTCCCGGTGGAGGATTTCCCAGCGTGGCACTATGAGCGGACTG ATCAAACACGGAACAACTGTAGACATCAAAGGAAAAGCTCCGTGCCAGTCAGTCTGCAGTCGAAATTAAAGGAAGAGGAAGCCCCAGTCCGTGTGAATATCAAGTGGAAGGCGCCTCCTATTGGATGGGCGAAGGTGAATGTAGATGGTGCCTATGTCGCTGCAACGGGGAAGGCGGGTGCTGGTATCATTATCCGGAACCATATGGGAGAAGTGCTGCTGTCGTCATGGCGCACAATCAAGAATTGCGGTTCGGCGGAGGAAGCTGATCAAGCTGTGTCCTGCAGAGATGGTATTCGACTCTTGGTGGAATGGGTGAAAATGCCAATGATTCTCGAAACGGACTGTGCTAACATTGGTCGGGCCATGGTGAATACTGGAGATGACAGATCGATCCCCCCTTTGGCAGGTGATTCGTGA